A stretch of the Arthrobacter sp. PAMC 25486 genome encodes the following:
- the purQ gene encoding phosphoribosylformylglycinamidine synthase subunit PurQ, producing the protein MSETPLIGGVTLAPVDSRLAGARIGVVTFPGTLDDRDASRAVRLSGATAVDLWHADTVLADVDAVIIPGGFSYGDYLRSGAISRFAPLMSQIIDAANSDAKLPVLGICNGFQILTESHLLPGSMIKNDHLKFLCRDTVLRVENNNTAWTNAYTQGQDITVPLKNQDGQYIADEKTLDALEAEGRVAFRYMGGNPNGSRRDIAGISNAAGNVVGLMPHPEHAVEHGYGPGHTGIDGLGFFTSVLNTLLGDK; encoded by the coding sequence ATGAGTGAAACCCCCTTGATTGGCGGGGTCACGCTGGCCCCTGTTGATTCCCGTCTCGCGGGAGCACGCATCGGCGTTGTCACCTTCCCCGGCACCCTTGATGACCGCGACGCAAGCCGCGCCGTCCGCCTGTCCGGCGCGACCGCCGTCGACCTTTGGCATGCCGACACCGTCCTGGCCGACGTTGACGCCGTCATCATCCCCGGCGGCTTCTCCTACGGCGACTACCTGCGTTCCGGCGCCATCTCACGCTTCGCCCCGCTGATGTCGCAGATCATCGACGCCGCCAATTCAGATGCGAAACTGCCTGTCCTGGGCATCTGCAACGGCTTCCAGATCCTGACCGAGTCCCACCTGCTGCCCGGTTCCATGATCAAGAACGACCACCTGAAGTTCCTGTGCCGCGACACTGTGCTGCGTGTCGAGAACAACAACACCGCCTGGACCAACGCCTACACGCAGGGCCAGGACATCACGGTTCCGCTGAAGAACCAGGACGGCCAGTACATCGCCGACGAGAAGACCCTCGACGCCCTTGAGGCCGAGGGGCGCGTGGCGTTCCGCTACATGGGCGGCAACCCGAACGGCTCGCGCCGGGACATCGCCGGCATCTCCAACGCGGCGGGCAACGTGGTGGGCCTCATGCCGCACCCCGAGCACGCCGTTGAGCACGGCTACGGCCCCGGCCACACTGGCATTGACGGCCTGGGATTCTTCACCTCAGTCTTGAACACACTTCTGGGAGACAAATAA
- the purS gene encoding phosphoribosylformylglycinamidine synthase subunit PurS, which yields MPRIVVDVMLKPEILDPQGKAIVGALPRLGFTAFSAVRQGKRFELTVDGEVTEEILAQAREAAETMLSNPVIEDVVNVEVVAD from the coding sequence ATGCCCCGGATCGTTGTCGACGTCATGCTCAAGCCCGAAATTCTGGACCCGCAGGGGAAAGCCATTGTTGGCGCACTCCCCCGTCTGGGATTCACCGCATTCTCCGCCGTCCGCCAGGGCAAGCGCTTTGAATTGACCGTGGACGGCGAGGTGACCGAGGAAATCCTTGCCCAGGCCCGTGAAGCAGCGGAAACCATGCTCTCCAACCCGGTCATCGAAGACGTTGTCAACGTTGAAGTTGTGGCGGACTAG
- a CDS encoding GDSL-type esterase/lipase family protein, with protein MVSVAAQWSGMFSIQYEEDGAQRFERLDPTRYLPPFTDGLANRAAMAAGIRASWRSSGGTLTIAGAGAQDCAPYDVLVNGELSHRLPATGAHRHEIVMENLETGSLVELWLPHFGDFRLQEARFDGAGVTSAVGQGPRWITYGSSITHCQQADGPTQTWPALVAVRNGWQLGNLGLAGECQLDPIVADTIAQTPVDIISLCVGINSYNAAVFSERSYGPALQGFIKNVRAAHPEVPIVVITPVLSLPREGKVNDVGWTLADYRRATAQVIATMQEQGDSRLHVIDGAAVLTGQEALERLPDTLHPDTAGYALMADRLAPQLAAFLTR; from the coding sequence ATGGTTTCAGTTGCTGCACAGTGGTCCGGAATGTTCTCCATCCAGTACGAAGAGGATGGTGCACAGCGGTTTGAGCGGTTGGATCCCACCAGATATCTGCCACCGTTCACCGATGGCCTGGCTAACCGCGCCGCCATGGCCGCCGGCATCCGGGCTTCCTGGCGCAGCAGCGGAGGGACACTCACCATTGCCGGTGCGGGTGCGCAGGACTGTGCACCCTACGACGTCCTCGTCAATGGTGAGCTTAGCCATCGTCTGCCAGCCACCGGGGCGCACCGCCACGAAATAGTTATGGAGAACCTGGAAACGGGCTCTTTGGTGGAGCTGTGGCTGCCGCACTTTGGCGACTTTCGCCTGCAGGAGGCAAGGTTCGACGGCGCCGGGGTCACCTCCGCCGTCGGGCAGGGTCCGCGGTGGATCACCTATGGCAGCTCGATCACCCATTGCCAGCAGGCCGACGGGCCCACGCAAACCTGGCCTGCACTGGTTGCGGTCCGCAACGGATGGCAGCTGGGCAACCTGGGGTTGGCTGGTGAATGCCAGCTGGATCCGATTGTGGCGGATACCATCGCCCAAACTCCCGTCGACATCATTTCCCTGTGTGTTGGCATCAACAGCTACAACGCTGCCGTGTTTTCCGAGCGCAGCTACGGCCCGGCCCTGCAGGGATTCATCAAGAACGTCCGGGCAGCCCACCCGGAGGTCCCGATCGTCGTCATCACCCCGGTGCTGTCACTGCCCCGCGAGGGGAAGGTCAATGACGTGGGCTGGACGCTTGCCGACTACCGCCGCGCCACGGCCCAAGTTATCGCCACAATGCAGGAACAGGGCGACAGTCGGCTGCATGTCATTGACGGCGCAGCGGTGCTGACCGGGCAGGAAGCGCTCGAGCGATTGCCCGACACCCTCCACCCGGATACGGCCGGCTACGCACTGATGGCCGATCGCCTGGCACCCCAGCTCGCCGCGTTCCTCACCCGCTGA
- a CDS encoding exo-alpha-sialidase, whose amino-acid sequence MKSTDFQRRWKRPRTVAIAGALTAGLLASMVAPAVADQATASTAAVGSYEEQILAKNGDNAIDPVLGANYRIPALAHLGDGIVLASYDGRPFGGDSPQPNSILQRRSIDNGQTWGEPTYVARGQMPAGDKLVYGFSDPSYVVDDVTGDVFNFFVYSKDVSFQEGGFGNDDADRRITSAAVAVSKDQGLTWSMDPAHMPVLPPVDYTADSEFASYAGPLITDVVKPVGDSHNIGGVQGVFASSGQGIQLKYGAYAGRLIQQFTGKVKQADGHIQYQAYSVYSDDHGATWHRGEFVGTGMDENKTVELSNGDVMLNSRASSGGNGGRKVAISTDGGTSYGDVTVDTLLSDPINNASIARMFPDAAEGSAEAKMLLFSNANSNSGRQNGTIRYSCNDGATWSAGKQFKAGAMSYSTVTALGDGTFGVFYEGDHNTMTFGKFNAEWLDIECGVELSAKPLTGDNGVTVEAELTLANGSQNAIAGAKASFAQQNAWNFGVADFPDVAAGASATVKVPVTIPASAKAGTINVTAKVNYGTREFSVGVPVTITGGAEAMLGLDVVGSRTDKDRDLDAEPYSVGEQVPYQFEVTSLGNVSSNVAPISGNFNPFLPPAGGNCRWKDLSMWANYTCGTPRHTVTAEDLADGFFVPQTTWEVSSTGMDTQNYDFTGDEVDLLKRNPSLALTIADGTVTDVDGDGFASIGDIVRYEVSATNDGNVRLTGLSGIAAIATADMGDTGLAVGQREVGTFDHVLDAEDIAAASVSGVQVTASAFNGILEATAVVEAAGRDLEVAPAEPETPGDTPGETPGETPGETPGETPGGTPGNGQLPGENPGATPTDKPIETPGAVVTPTDKPGWTPGATQPPAPVESALSTEAQTNVKEVLATTGTNATMLVLGGFLLLGLGALVVVRTSRRTRH is encoded by the coding sequence ATGAAATCCACCGACTTCCAACGCCGATGGAAGCGACCCCGGACGGTCGCCATCGCCGGGGCACTGACTGCAGGTCTGCTGGCCAGCATGGTCGCACCGGCCGTTGCCGATCAGGCGACTGCTTCGACCGCAGCCGTTGGCAGCTATGAAGAACAGATTCTCGCCAAGAACGGCGACAACGCCATCGACCCCGTGCTGGGCGCCAACTACCGCATCCCGGCATTGGCCCACCTAGGTGATGGCATTGTGCTGGCCTCCTACGACGGCCGGCCCTTCGGCGGCGACTCGCCCCAGCCGAACTCCATCCTCCAGCGTCGCAGCATTGACAACGGACAAACGTGGGGCGAGCCCACCTACGTTGCCCGTGGCCAGATGCCCGCCGGCGACAAGCTGGTCTATGGCTTCAGCGACCCGAGCTACGTTGTCGATGACGTCACCGGGGACGTCTTCAACTTCTTCGTCTACTCCAAGGACGTCAGCTTCCAGGAAGGCGGCTTCGGCAACGACGATGCCGACCGCAGGATCACCAGTGCCGCCGTCGCAGTGTCCAAGGACCAGGGTCTGACGTGGTCCATGGACCCTGCCCACATGCCCGTGCTTCCCCCGGTTGACTACACTGCCGATTCTGAGTTTGCCTCCTATGCCGGCCCGTTGATCACCGATGTGGTCAAGCCCGTCGGAGACTCCCACAACATTGGCGGCGTCCAGGGTGTCTTTGCGTCATCAGGCCAGGGCATTCAGCTCAAATACGGTGCGTACGCGGGCCGCCTCATCCAGCAGTTCACGGGCAAGGTTAAGCAGGCTGATGGTCACATCCAGTACCAGGCCTACAGCGTCTACTCCGATGACCACGGCGCCACGTGGCACCGTGGTGAATTTGTCGGAACCGGCATGGATGAGAACAAGACTGTTGAGCTCTCCAATGGCGACGTCATGCTGAACTCCCGCGCCAGTTCGGGCGGAAATGGCGGCCGCAAGGTTGCCATCTCCACGGATGGCGGCACGAGTTACGGCGACGTCACGGTGGACACCTTGCTGAGCGACCCGATCAACAACGCCTCCATTGCCCGCATGTTTCCGGATGCTGCCGAAGGTTCCGCCGAAGCCAAGATGCTCCTCTTCTCCAACGCCAACAGCAACTCGGGCCGCCAAAACGGCACCATCCGCTACTCCTGCAACGACGGCGCCACCTGGAGCGCCGGCAAGCAGTTCAAGGCCGGCGCCATGAGCTACTCCACCGTGACCGCACTCGGTGACGGAACCTTTGGTGTGTTCTACGAAGGCGACCACAACACCATGACCTTCGGCAAGTTCAACGCCGAATGGCTCGATATTGAATGCGGCGTTGAGCTTTCTGCCAAGCCGCTGACCGGCGACAACGGTGTAACGGTCGAGGCCGAGCTCACGCTCGCCAACGGCAGCCAGAACGCCATTGCCGGTGCGAAGGCGAGCTTCGCGCAGCAAAACGCCTGGAACTTCGGCGTTGCGGATTTCCCGGACGTGGCCGCCGGCGCCTCCGCAACCGTCAAGGTTCCCGTGACGATCCCGGCCAGCGCCAAAGCCGGCACCATCAATGTCACGGCCAAGGTCAACTACGGAACCCGCGAATTCAGCGTCGGGGTCCCGGTAACCATCACCGGCGGTGCCGAGGCCATGCTGGGACTGGACGTTGTGGGCTCCCGTACGGACAAGGACCGCGACCTCGACGCCGAACCGTACTCCGTGGGTGAGCAGGTTCCGTATCAGTTCGAAGTGACGAGCCTGGGCAACGTCTCCTCCAATGTTGCGCCAATTTCCGGCAACTTCAACCCGTTCCTGCCACCGGCAGGCGGCAACTGCCGCTGGAAAGATCTGTCGATGTGGGCGAACTACACCTGCGGGACCCCACGTCACACGGTCACTGCCGAGGACTTGGCTGACGGCTTCTTCGTTCCCCAGACCACGTGGGAAGTCAGCAGCACCGGCATGGATACCCAGAACTACGACTTCACCGGTGATGAAGTTGACCTTCTCAAGCGCAACCCTTCCCTGGCGCTGACCATTGCTGATGGAACCGTTACCGACGTCGACGGCGACGGCTTTGCCAGCATTGGCGACATCGTCCGCTACGAAGTGAGCGCCACCAACGACGGCAACGTCCGATTGACCGGTCTCTCGGGAATTGCCGCCATTGCCACTGCAGACATGGGCGATACCGGACTCGCCGTGGGCCAGCGCGAGGTCGGCACCTTCGACCACGTCCTTGATGCGGAAGACATCGCAGCGGCTTCCGTTAGTGGTGTCCAGGTCACCGCCTCGGCATTCAACGGCATCCTGGAGGCAACTGCAGTTGTGGAAGCCGCAGGACGGGATCTCGAGGTTGCTCCGGCTGAACCTGAGACACCGGGCGATACCCCGGGCGAGACACCGGGTGAAACGCCGGGCGAAACTCCGGGCGAGACGCCTGGTGGAACCCCAGGCAACGGTCAACTCCCGGGTGAAAATCCCGGTGCTACGCCGACGGACAAGCCGATCGAAACACCCGGCGCCGTCGTAACACCGACGGATAAGCCGGGTTGGACACCCGGAGCAACGCAGCCGCCGGCACCTGTGGAGAGCGCCTTGTCGACTGAGGCGCAGACCAATGTCAAGGAGGTTCTGGCCACTACGGGCACCAACGCGACAATGCTGGTTCTCGGCGGTTTCCTGCTGCTGGGTCTTGGTGCCCTCGTCGTTGTTCGGACGTCGCGCCGGACGCGTCACTAG